The DNA window TATTCAACAGAATGATCTTGATGGGAAGGTGGTGATGATAGACGGTCTGGAGCTCCTGAATGTTCAGTTGGAATCCCCCGTCACCAGTGATGACGATGATCTGCCGCTTCGGTCCTGCAAAGGCAGCACCAATCGCCATCGGCAAAGCAGAACCGATCGAGGCCATGCCCCCCTCAGTTAAAAACCGTTGCGCTCCTCTGATCACAAGACTCTGGGCGGCCCACATCTGAATCTGCCCGACATCCACACAGACTATGGCATCGTCCATCAGGTCTTCTGACAGCAGATGCAAGAAATAATTCGGGTCAATCGCAGAGGTTGCGGGTTCTTTGAAATCCGGATAACTCCGCTTATACTGATTGATCTTCTCCAGCCACGGGATATAGGGTGTCGGAATCTTTGAAATATCAGGATGAACGGTGATCAGTTCCAAAAATTGCCTGACATCAGCTTGGACCGAGAAGTGTTCCCTGATCTTGCTATTCAATTCCAACGGGTCGATATCGACATGAACAATTGTTGCCTTCCGTGCAAAGGTTTCCGGCCGGGTTCCGGTCTGGCGAGTATCGAATCTGGTTCCGAGAGCAATGACCAGATCTGCATTTGCAATTGCCAGATTTGCATAACGATTTCCATATGTCCCGATCATCCCGATAAACAGAGAATCCTCATGAGGGAAGGCATCCAGTCCCATAAGAGATGTAACCACTGGAATTCCGGTGACATGGGCAAACCGTATGAGATCCTCAGTTGCATGCGAGGACCGCACACCACCCCCCGCAAGAATGACGGGTCTTGTTGAAGCTTTGATGCTACTGCAGATCTGATCGAGAGTATCCTCTGAGGGGTTCCCTTTCGGAGATCCCCTCGAATACCCCTTGAGAGAAGGTGGATCGATAGCAGCCCGCTGGATATTCAAGGGGATATCCAGAAGGACCGGCCCAGGACGGCCATCTACCATGAGTGAATATAACTCTTCCAGTGTAGAGCGAATACCATCTGCATCCTGCACCAGCACTCCCTTTTTCACAATGGGTTTTACAATGGATACTATGTCGGTCTCCTGAAATCCGATCTGTCGTACCGGTCTGTCAAATTTATATTCATAGGTGTTCACCTGCCCGGTAATATATAGACAGGGAATTGAATCAAAGAAGCAGCTTCCAATGCCGGTGATGAGATTCGTTGCACCGGGACCGCTGGTTGCCATCGCAACCCCGAATTTTCCGCTCACCCGGGCATATCCTTCAGCTGCGATGGCCGCAGCCATCTCATGATGCATGGAGACTGTGGTAATATCCGTTCGCCCATATAATGAATCGAGCAGATGCGCTAACGCTCCCCCACAAACTTCGAAGATATGGGTGATCCCCTGTTCTGCAAGAGAATCTATAACATAATCGGATAATTTCATACAAACTCCTATTCATCAGGTGTACAATTTCATATTCTCTTTAAACCAGTTAATTGTTCTTTCCAGCCCCTGATCCAGCGCAAATTTCGGCCTCCAGTTCAATTCAGATGCCGCGCGCTGGATATCTGCCTGCCAGAAATCAGGTTCGTGCTTCCAAGATTGGGGCAGTCCAGGTGCACAGGTCAGATCTTCTCCGAGGAGACGAAGGATTGCATCCGTCACGGCACCGACGGTGTTCTGCATACCCGAACCAACATTGTAGATCTGTCCATGCGGATGCTTGAGCGTCAGGGCAGACTCATACGCCGCGATCACATCGTCAATAAATATAAAATCCCGGACAAAGTCCCTGGATGCAATATGTGGAGTCTGTTTCTGCAACGCTGCGAGTATTATCGAAGGAACTAGACGCGACTTCTGTTCATAGGGTCCATACGGGGAGAAAAGGCGAAGTGTTACAACCGGAAGATCCTCAGTGAACGCAGTTTTCTGGCAGAACAATGTCGCAGCTGCCTTTGACACTCCATAATCAGTAACCGGCTCGAGGATATCCGATTCCTTCATGGGTATATTCTTTATCCCATATTCAGAAGAGGATCCGGTATTGACAAAGAGATCACAATGGGCAGGGTTGCAGCACCGCAACAGATTGATCGTTCCGGAGATATTCGATTCGATTATCTTTTTCGTATCCTTTTGAGCGGCATTTCCCCCATAAACAGCAGTATGGAAGATGATATTTGGACGAATCTTCTTAAGAGATTCATCCAATTTTCCGTATTCACCGAGATCAGCATGAATCACCGAGACATCGTTGAGAATATCCCAAATTCGCCACGTATCGGAGGTGTTGCGGATATTTATGTAGACATCCGCCCCCTCCTGAAGCGACCGCCGCACCAGATTTGAACCAACAAATCCTGTAGCACCGGTTATGAATATTTTTTCATCACATAATGATCTCATTTTTTCTCCACAGATCAAATTCAAGATTGGAATGAATTAAAAAGGATATCCTACTCCACATTATCTGCGTCGTGCATGTACATTGCAATCTGGTCAAGAGAAAAGTTGTACATCTCTTCAGCCCGAGAGAAATCGGCCATATACCACTCTATAGTTTTATGGATCGCATCGTCTATGGAATAAACAGGCTTCCACCCCAATCTTGTCATCGACTTGGCGATATCCAGTTTGAGGAAACACGCCTCATGCAGATTATTCTGTTGAGGCATATTCTCCCATCTCCCGATACCCCACTCCCGGAAGATCTTTCCAGTGAGCGTCTGGACATCCACGTTGTTGGAATAATATGGACCAAAATTCCATGCACCAGAATATTCCCCAGGATACTCCTTCATTCTCTGCGCAAGGAGGAGATAGCCGAACAGGGGATCCAGCACGAATTGCCAGGGACGTACTGCAGTGGGGTTACGAAGCAGCATCGTCTCCCCGTTCACAAGCGATCGCACACAGTCCGGGACGATCCGATCATCTGCCCAGTCCCCACCACCGATGATATTTCCGGCTCGTGCTGACGAGAGAGCACACAGTGGCTGTGATCCATCCGGTTCGAAGAAACTCTTCCGGTACGAAGCGATTACAATCTCGGCAGCACCTTTGCTCGCGCTGTAGGGGTCATGGCCGCCAATCGGATCGTTCTCCCGGTAGGCGTAATCCCATTCCTTGTTCTCATAACATTTGTCGCTGGTGATACAGACACAGACCGTCGGATGTTGAGAGACACGGATGGATTCAAGAACATTAACCGTCCCCATGACGTTTACATTGAACGTTTCACGTGGACTTTGATAGGATGCACGAACTAGGGGCTGGGCAGCGAGATGGAACACAAAATCCGGGCGGTATTCATTGATTACCCGATCCAGTTTTGTTTGATCCAGGATATCACCTCGAATATCAGTAATACGGCGGGATAATTCTGTCTCTTGAAAAAATGAAGGATCTGTTGGCGGGTCGAGGCTGTATCCGATCACGTGTGCCCCCAGGGATTCAAGCCACAAAGCAAGCCAGCCACCTTTGAATCCGGTATGACCGGTTATGAGAACCGTACGTCCACGGTATGTTTCCGCCAGTTTATCTGAGATGCTCATCAATCCCATACCTTCCACGGTGCTTCACCGGTTGCCCAGGTCTCTTCAAGATATGTCATATCGCGCAGGGTATCCATCGGGTACCAGAAACCGTCATGTCTGAATGCAGAGAGCTGCCCCTCTTTTGCCAGGGTTTCAAGGGGGACCCGCTCCAGGATGGTCGCATCGTTCTCCAGATAATCAAATATCTTCGGCTCGAAGACAAAGAATCCACCATTAATATATCCCCCTTCACCCTGCGGTTTCTCTAAAAAGGATGTCACACGGTTTTTTTCTATCTCAAGGACACCAAACCGCCTCGCCGGCCTGACCGCGGTAAGCGTTCCGATGGTCCCGGCAGTCTCATGATAGTGGATTAACTTCTGGATATCCACGTTGGACACACCATCGCCGTATGTCAACATGAACCGTTCGTTCCCGACATATCGCTGGATCCGTTTCACCCGTCCGCCAGTCATCGAACTGTCGCCAGTATCGATGAGCGATATCTTCCAGGGTTCAGAGGAGTTCTGATGGGTTTCAATCGAATTATTTTTTATATCGATTGTGACATCGGATCGATGAAGACAATAATTGGCAAAATACTCCTTTATCATATAGCCTTTGTATCCCAGGCAGACAATAAACTCGTTAAAACCATAATGAGAATAAATCTTCATGATATGCCATAAAATGGGCATTCCTCCGATCTCTATCATGGGCTTGGGTCTCACATTGGTCTCTTCACTCAACCGCGTGCCCAGTCCCCCGGCAAGGATTACCACTTTCATTTTTGTATCACCGTTATCATGAAGTCATCAGAGATTCATATACTGAATAGAATAAAAACCGATCTTCAGCAGTTAATATATCGACTAGCGATTTTAAAAAATTAAGGTTTTCTTACTCTTTTGTTGGTGTTTATGAGATAATTAATATCCTAGGTCACCTGCTGTATTCATATTTGACGGGGTTTTCATGAGACCTACCCCGGGAGATCGTATTCTACCTAGAATAGGGAGGTCGTGCAACTACCAGTTACGGTCCACAAAAAACAAAATCGGTAGATCTGATTGTTTTACACACTCTCCCCACCTACAGATCTTCGGATCGTCTATGAGATGGTGGTGGAGATCGATGACCCACCATTTTTAAAGGAGGTACTAAATTGTTGTCCATTCATTTGAGTGAATTGGGAAATACTGACCCATATTTATGCCATAAATCCCTAATTTTATCAGTAATCCCCCAGATACTCCTCTCCAGCGGGAGATGAGATATTCATGAAGATTCTCCATACCGTAGAATGGTATTATCCAAGCCTCGGTGGTGCTCAGGAAGTGGTCAGGCAGCTCTCCGAGCGGATGGTGAAACGCGGCCACGACGTGACGGTGGCCACCACAAAGATGGCCGAACGGACGAGCAACACCATCAACGGAGTCCACATCGAGGAGTTCGACATAGCCGGCAATACCGCCAGGGGGATCACAGGGGAGGTGGAACGGTACCAGCAGTTCCTGATCGAGAGCGACTACGACATCATCCTCACCTATGCAGCCCAGCAGTGGACAGCCGATCTCTTCTTCCCGCTCATCCGAGAGAGCAGAGGGAAGAAGGTCTTCGTACCCTGCGGCTTCTCAGGGCTGTTCACCCCAGAGTACGCCGGTTACTTTGAATCGATGAAGACCTGGATCCAAAAGTACGATGCCACGGTCTTCCTCTCGAATGATTACCAGGACATCACCTTCTTCAGAGAGCATGGAGGAGAGAACGCTCTGATCATCCCTAACGGAGCCGACGAGGAGGAGTTCAAAAAACCCTCTTCTGTCGATATCAGGGCGGTGCTCCATATCCCGGCCGATCATCTCCTGGTGCTCCATGTCGGCTCCCATACCGGCCAGAAAGGGCATCGGGAAGCGCTGGAGATCTTCCGGAGAGCGAAGATCAGGAATGCGACCTTCCTGATGGTGGCCAACCCGATCGGTATCGGATGTACACTCAGGTGCCGGGCGACCGGACTCCTCTTCCGGCTGAACCCGCTCGAAAGACTCCGTCACCGGCAGATGATCATAACCCCTCTCCCCCGGGAGATGACCGTCGCTGCATACAAGACAGCAGACCTCTTTCTCTTTCCATCGAACATCGAATGCTCTCCGATCGTCCTCTTCGAATGTATGGCTTCAAAGACCCCGTTCCTGGTGACTGACGTGGGGAACTCGAAGGAGATCATCCAGTGGTCCGGCGGCAGCGGGGTGCTGCTCCCCACCACAAAAGACCAGAACAGATTCAGCACCGCTGACATCCCCGGATCGATGGAGATGCTGGAATCTCTGGCTACAAACCGAGAAGAGAGGGCGCGGATGCAGGATGCCGGCTACCAGGCATGGTCGGAACGGTTCACCTGGGAGAAAATCACCGACGCATATGAAAAACTCTACTCCTCATTATTGGATTGATATAAAAACCACCAGATAGATACTTTACAGATGATTATTGTCAGGCTGAAAGGGGGACTCGGAAATCAACTTTCTCAATACGCCCTCGGAAGGAAAATCGCCCACCTGCACAATACCGAATTGAAACTGGATACAACCTGGTTCACAACCATATCTTCTGATACACCGAGAACCTATCGTCTCAATAATTACAATATCATAGGAACCATTGCGTCAGCAAAAGAGATTCAGCTGATCGAACGGGGGCGTGCACAAGGAAGGGGATACCTACTGTCGAAGATCTCAGATTTGCTGACCCCTATGTATCGACGAACATATGTCCGGGAACGAATGCACACCTTTGATAAAGCAATTCTGACAGTGCCGGACAATGTCTATCTAGACGGATACTGGCAGACTGAGAAATATTTCAAGGATATCGAGGAGATCCTCCGCAGGGAGGTCACACTCAAAGATGAACCGGATAGCATCAACCTGGAGATGGCAGAGCGGATCCAGGCCTGTCACTCGGTCTCTCTCCACGTGAGACGGGGAGATTACGTCTCAAATCCCACAACCCAGCAGTTCCACGGCTGTTGCTCCATCGATTACTATAACAGGGCGATCTCCCTCATTGAAGAGAAGGTCGACGATCCCTCCTTCTTCATCTTCTCCGATGATCTCCCATGGGCTAAAGAGAATCTGGATATCCCCGGAGAGAAGACATTCGTCGCACACAATGGTCCTGAAAAGGAGTACTGCGATCTCTGGCTGATGAGCCTCTGCCAGCACCATATCATCGCCAACAGCAGTTTCAGCTGGTGGGGGGCCTGGTTAGGCCAGGATGCAGAGAAGATGGTGATAGCTCCCAGGCGATGGGCACTGTCAGAGAGTTTCGATACCAGTGATATCATTCCGGACTCATGGATAACAATATGAGGAGTCCGGGGATCAGGAACACCAGAGGAGACAGTCATATCCATGGAAATAATGCCCAAGATCAGCGTGGTAATGCCGGTATTCAGAGGGGAACAATACCTCAACGAGGCACTGGAGAGTATACTCCTCCAGTCCTTCACCGACTTTGAGTGTATCATCGTATGCGATGAGCCGACCCCTTCAACCAGGCAACTGCTGTCACGGTGCCAGAGCGAGGATACCCGGGTGAATGTGATCTATCACGATGAGAGGATCGGGCTGATCGCATCGCTGAACCTCGGGTGTCGGAAGAGCAGAGGGGAGTACATCGCCCGGATGGATGCAGATGATATCGCTGAACCGGAACGGTTTGCCAGACAGGTCCAGTACCTTGACCAGCACCCCAAGGTCGGCGTCGTGGGTAACCAGGCCCTGTTGATCGATGAAGAAGGGACGGTCATCAGAAGCGTCACCCTGCCCACCGAACCGGTGGTGATACGCTGGCATATGCTCTTTGAGAACTGCCTGTATCATCCCTCGGTGATGATCAGAAAAGAGGTGCTCGACGAGGCCGGCTCGTATAATGAAGAGGCAACCGCCATCGAGGACTTTGATCTCTGGTCCAGGATCCAGAGGATCGCAGACCTTGCCAACCTTTCAGAACCGTTACTGCGGTACAGAGTCAATCCCGGTAGCATCACCTTCAACAATCTCCAAACCCAGAAGACGACTACAGCAGAGATCCAGTTCGCTGAGATCGAACGGTATCTCCAGAGAGACCTGACCGAACAGGAGAGAACGCTGCTCCTTGACCTCATACTGATCAGGCCTCTGGAGTCCAACAAAGATCTGGATGAACTCATCACCCTGCTGGACCGTATTCAGCACAGTTTCCTGGAGAAAGAGAGACCCTCAAAGGATGAGAGGCGTGCGATCCAGAGGGATCTCAGCCAGCAGATGCTGATCATCACCTATCTTGCAAAAGGGGCCTCACCATTGAAAAGGGTGAGAACAGTCCTGAAATGCTGGTACCTGAACCCCTGGTTGCCGGCGACGCTCGTTCATCTCGTCAAACGATACCTGGTGAAGGATCGTGTGGTGAAGAGCGCGACTGCATGATCTCACCCATCACAACACCCCCATCTCGCTCAACCGTGCCGGCAGGTACTCCTTCGTCACGTAGTCGAGCCCGCGGGCCGCGAAGGCCTGCTGTTCTGACTTGATCCCTATCTCCAACTGCCGGCCGATCTGGTACCGCCAGTACTCGGTGTCGAACCGGGGATCGCTCAGCTCCGACTTCAGGGCCAGCACGTCCCGCTCGGAGAGCGTGTCGGATGGGAGATCGTAATCGCTGATATCGCTCGGCTGAACCCCGATGAACTGCGCCTGGGGGGTTGCCAGCAACTCAGACATGTGCGCACTCTTGATCGAACCGTAGGCCACCGAGGCGTAGATCCGGTACGACCAGGGGTCGCCGTCGGTGAAGACAGTGATCGGGAGCTTGAACTTCTCATGGATCATGTGCAGCACCCGCCGGGTCGACCGGGCCGGCTGCCCCTTCAGATGGACCAGCACCGCCCCGTACTCCTCGTCGAACCCGTTCTCCTGCAGCCGGGCATACATACCACCGGTCTCGATGGCGATGACGAACTTCGCGTCATGGTCGACGAACTCCAGATTCTCGACATTGTTCGGGATCGCGTACCCGGCTTCGCCGACATCCTCCTGGCAGTGGATCTCCTTGACCCCCCGCCGGGTCATCTCTTTGAGGCGGATCGGCCCGAAGACCGTCGCCCCGTCCTCCTCAGGCCGGAGATGGAACGCCTCCCGCTGCAGCATCGTCAGGATCTCGAGATCCTCGATCAGCAGGTTGCTCTCGTCCTGCGCATGGAATTTCGCCTTTTTCCACCCCTCGGAGATGTAATACATCTCTCTCAAGGTCGACGACCGGTTCTCGATCAGTTGCTGCTTGAGAAATCCGATCACATACGACATCTTCAGCAGATGCAGCGCACTCTTGGCTGAGTGAGCCGATCGAAGGGATTCCCGTTCTCCATACTTCCAGACCTCGCTCGTCTCGTCGAAGGCGAGGTTCTGCTTGGTCCTAGTCGGCAGCGAGATGGACGGAACCACCCCGCCAACCATCTGGTCATACCAGGCCTCTGCTATCCTGAGCAGTTCCTGCCGTGCCTGCGCATCGAGCGCTTCCTTAGACATCGAGATCCACCACCACTTTCATCTGTTCAGAAATGCCGCGCAGGTCCAGCGATCCGCCGCCGGCACCGGTATAAGACGCCTCCCACCCCTGCCCGGGGGGGAGAATTACCCGCCAGACCCGCGTGAAGGTATCGTCCAGCGGGGAGACGAAGTCCGGCGCCGGAACAGCGTCGAGGGCCGGGTCAGTCGAGATGTCATAGACCTGCACCTCAACGTCCTTGGCGGTGTAGTTGTGGACTGAGAGGACGACCCGGCCGGTCGTCGTCCGCTTCCGGGCCACCACCTTGTGCATGATCTGCCCCTCGATCACCGTCAGGTCCGGCAACGGCTTCTCGACGATTTCGCTCACTTTCAGGGCGATATCAGGGATGATCGCGCAGATCGCCCGGGCCCGGTCTTCCTGCAGTTTGGTTCGGTCTCGCCTGGAGATGAACGCCTTCAGGTCTCGCCCGAGATCCTGGAGGGCGAGAACGATCTCCTTCTCGATCTCTGGGATCGAGGCGATCGCGTCCTTGGACTCCGAGGTGAACGGGACATTGGTCGAGGCGACGTGGACCAGAATCAGCACCGGCCCCATCGGCAGTCCCTGCTGCCCGATCCCGTAGGCCTTCCAGTTCACGCCGGCGACCGACTGGGTGATCGCACAGGCCCCCTGCTGATAGATCAGGGGGACCCGGTTGGCGAACCGCATGATCTGCCCGTTCCCTTCGGGCGGGAGTTTCCCGCCGTACCCGAGCGCGGCCTCGACCATGAACGGGTGGCCGGAGAAGACTGATGAAGGCCGGGTCCTGGCCTTGACAAAGTCCATCCTGAACTCGGCTTCCAGACCCCTGACCATCAACTCCTCCCCGATCGGGGAGAGGCACTGGGAGGTCGGCGGGGCCGGCACCTTCACCTGCTGCATCGCCGCGAGCAGGGACCGCTGCTGGTCGGCGTTCAGCCGTTTCACCTGGGCAGCCGGACGGAGGGAGGCGATCGAACAGATCTCCTCGGCCGTCTTCTTCCCGACCCGGGAGAACTCTGAAGTCAGAAATTCGAGCAGCGGCCGGGTCTCCCCCTCGGCCATTCGCTTCAGCATCCCGAGTTCGATCCCGTACGGGTGCGGTTTGATCGCCTTCGGGCAGACCAGCACCTCGTTGCTGACCCGCTCGGAGGTGAAGGGCTCGCCGTCGATCTCGGCCCGGATTCGGGCGTGCGGGTTGACGACCCCCGTATACCGGAGGTACTCGATCAACCGCTTCTTTGCCGAGAGGGTGCTCGTGAACTCGATCTCGACCCGGGTTCCATGGGTCCGATCCCAGGGAACCTCCTTGTTGGAGAGGACCTTCGGCTCGTTGGTCGCGACCTTGATCTGGATCTCCATCCGGACGGCCGGCGTGGCCGGCCCAGTCCTGGTGGTGACGACAGCCGGGGTACCAGAGGTGAGCTGGGCGTAGAGGACCGCCGCACTGATCCCGATCCCCTGCTGCCCGCGCGACTGCCGGATCTGATGGAAACGAGAGCCGTAAAGCAATTTTCCAAAGACGAACGGCACCTGTTCGGGCATAATCCCCGGGCCGTTATCCTCGACCATGATCCAGAAGAGATCCCCGGTCTTCCGCTTCACCTCGATGTAGATGTCAGGGAGGACCTCGGCTTCCTCGCAGGCATCGAGAGCGTTGTCGACGGCCTCCTTGATGGTGGTGATAATCCCGCGGGTCGGGGAGTCGAACCCAAGCAGATGTTTGTTCTTCTCGAAGAACTCGGCGATCGAGATGGAGCGCTGTGAGGATGCCAGATCCTCAGCGAGAACCATCGATCACCGTCCTGACCGCCAGGTCGATCGTCACGGCGGTCTGCGTCCCGGTGGCGAGGTTCTTGAGAGTGACTGTCCCGGTGGCGACCTCCCGCTCGCCGATCAGCACGGCGAAGTCGGCCTCCTTCGCAGCCCGGGCCAGCTGGGCCCCGAGCCCGCGATCGGAGAGGTCGAGGTCGGCGCGGATGCCGGCCGTCCGAAAGGCGTTTGCCACCCGGAATGCAAAGGGCCGGCCCTCGGCCGTGGAGACGACCCCGACGATCTTCTGCTTTCTGGTCTGGACCTCGCCGAGTGCGACCATCACCCGGTCGAAGCCGATCGCAAACCCGACCGACGGAGCATCGTCCCCGCCGAAGACCTGCGCGAGCCGGTACGCCCCGCCGCCGACGATCTGGCTCTCGGCCCCGAGGTTCTTCGCGAACCCTTCGAAAACCATTCCTGTATAGTAATCCAGCCCCCGGGCGATCCCGAAGTTGTACGAGTAGCGAACACCGGTGGCGTCGAGCAGCGCTGCCATCTCCCGGATCCGCCCCTCCTCAGGCAAAGGACCGGTGACCGCGAAGGCCTCGTCCAGGGTCTCGGCCGCCAGCAGCCGGGTGAGCGGGTCGGTCAGGGCGGCCAGTCCGGCGGTCTCCAGGTAGTCCTTGAGGCCGTCGAACTCCTTCTTGTCGAGGTAGGCCATCACCTTCCGCCGGACCTCCTCGCCTACATCGGCGAGCAGGTGCTTCATCAGCCCGAGATGACCGATCTTCAGGTCGTAGTCAAGCCCGCTGGACCGGATCGCATTATCGGCGACCAGGATCACCTCGGCATCGGCCGCTGCGGTATCGGCCCCGATCAGTTCGACCCCGAACTGCCAGAACTGCCGGTACCGCCCCTTCTGAGGCCTTTCGTACCGGAAACAATCGGCGAAATAGCACCATCGGAGTGGCTTTGCGAGCACCCGGGCCTCGTTCACATACATCCGAAGGACGGCCGCGGTCAACTCGGGCCGAAGTGCGAGATCCCTGCCCCCCTTGTCCTGAAAGACATACATTTCGTCGATGATCCCCTGCCCTGACCGCATCGTGAAGAGGGAGAGGTCCTCAAAGATCGGGGTCGCGACCTCGCGGTACCCCCAGCGTCTGACCGCCTCGCGCATCCGTCCCTCGATCATCCGCCGTGCTTCCATCTCGTCTGGTAAAAAGTCACGTGTGCCGCGTGGTCGCTGTACCATGAATAAACTCCTGTAATTTAGACTCCCGATTGCCCGCTCACTTCTTCTGCCGGCGTTTGACCGCGCCGAGTAGCCGTGGAAGGGTCTTCTCGTCGGTCCAGACCTTTTCGTGTTCGACCCTGCCCTGCAGATAGAGTGCGAGGAGAACCAGCCCGAGGCCGATCAGTTCCACTGATTCGTTCCAGGCTATCCCAGCACCGAGCAGGGCGAGGGCTGTATAGAACACCCCCTGATGGGCTCTGGTCCGGTAGCCGGCGAGACCGGTTCGAAGATAGAGTCTGGAATCGCGCAGCCAGAGGAAGAGGGTGACCGCTGCACCGAAGGCCCCGACAGAGAAGAGATAGCTCATGGGAATATACCTATTAGTATGGACAGTCCCCTATCTTAATTCAGATCATGCAACCGAATCAGACGCTTGCAAGGGTACTTGCCGGATACAGGGACGGTTCTCTCTCGCTCGATCGGGCGGTCGAGGAGATCGAGGGCTTTCGGATCGGGAAGGTCGGGGACCTGGCCAGGCTGGACCTCGGCCGGAGTGTCCGGTGCGGGATGCCTGAGGCGGTGCTGGCCGAGGGGAAGACTGCCGCAGGTCTGGCCTCGATCATGCTGGCGCATGCGAAAGCGATCGGCAGAAGCCTGGCGACCAGGGTCAGTCCGGAACAGGAGGCGGTGGTCAGGGCTGCCGTCGAGGGGACCGGCCTCACCCTCACCTCCCGGCCGGAGGGGGGAGTCCTGATCCTCTCCGACGGGAGAGAGCTGGTCAGGACCGGCGGAAAGGTCGCGATCATCACGGCCGGAACCGCCGACATCCGGGTCGCCGAGGAGGCACGGCTGGTTGCCGAGGAGATGGGATGCGAGGTGATGACCGCCTACGATGTCGGGGCCGCCGGGATCCATCGGCTCTTTCCTGCGCTGCAGGAGGTGATGGGCGCTCACGTCTTCATCGTCGCCGCAGGAAGGGAAGGAACTCTGCCAGCGGTGGTGGCCGGCCTCGTCGACCGGCCCGTGATCGGGGTGCCGGTCTCAACTGGGTACGGTTACATGGGAGCCGGACAGGCCGCACTCGGC is part of the Methanosphaerula palustris E1-9c genome and encodes:
- a CDS encoding DNA topoisomerase IV subunit A, with translation MSKEALDAQARQELLRIAEAWYDQMVGGVVPSISLPTRTKQNLAFDETSEVWKYGERESLRSAHSAKSALHLLKMSYVIGFLKQQLIENRSSTLREMYYISEGWKKAKFHAQDESNLLIEDLEILTMLQREAFHLRPEEDGATVFGPIRLKEMTRRGVKEIHCQEDVGEAGYAIPNNVENLEFVDHDAKFVIAIETGGMYARLQENGFDEEYGAVLVHLKGQPARSTRRVLHMIHEKFKLPITVFTDGDPWSYRIYASVAYGSIKSAHMSELLATPQAQFIGVQPSDISDYDLPSDTLSERDVLALKSELSDPRFDTEYWRYQIGRQLEIGIKSEQQAFAARGLDYVTKEYLPARLSEMGVL
- a CDS encoding DNA topoisomerase VI subunit B is translated as MVLAEDLASSQRSISIAEFFEKNKHLLGFDSPTRGIITTIKEAVDNALDACEEAEVLPDIYIEVKRKTGDLFWIMVEDNGPGIMPEQVPFVFGKLLYGSRFHQIRQSRGQQGIGISAAVLYAQLTSGTPAVVTTRTGPATPAVRMEIQIKVATNEPKVLSNKEVPWDRTHGTRVEIEFTSTLSAKKRLIEYLRYTGVVNPHARIRAEIDGEPFTSERVSNEVLVCPKAIKPHPYGIELGMLKRMAEGETRPLLEFLTSEFSRVGKKTAEEICSIASLRPAAQVKRLNADQQRSLLAAMQQVKVPAPPTSQCLSPIGEELMVRGLEAEFRMDFVKARTRPSSVFSGHPFMVEAALGYGGKLPPEGNGQIMRFANRVPLIYQQGACAITQSVAGVNWKAYGIGQQGLPMGPVLILVHVASTNVPFTSESKDAIASIPEIEKEIVLALQDLGRDLKAFISRRDRTKLQEDRARAICAIIPDIALKVSEIVEKPLPDLTVIEGQIMHKVVARKRTTTGRVVLSVHNYTAKDVEVQVYDISTDPALDAVPAPDFVSPLDDTFTRVWRVILPPGQGWEASYTGAGGGSLDLRGISEQMKVVVDLDV
- the hisS gene encoding histidine--tRNA ligase, with product MVQRPRGTRDFLPDEMEARRMIEGRMREAVRRWGYREVATPIFEDLSLFTMRSGQGIIDEMYVFQDKGGRDLALRPELTAAVLRMYVNEARVLAKPLRWCYFADCFRYERPQKGRYRQFWQFGVELIGADTAAADAEVILVADNAIRSSGLDYDLKIGHLGLMKHLLADVGEEVRRKVMAYLDKKEFDGLKDYLETAGLAALTDPLTRLLAAETLDEAFAVTGPLPEEGRIREMAALLDATGVRYSYNFGIARGLDYYTGMVFEGFAKNLGAESQIVGGGAYRLAQVFGGDDAPSVGFAIGFDRVMVALGEVQTRKQKIVGVVSTAEGRPFAFRVANAFRTAGIRADLDLSDRGLGAQLARAAKEADFAVLIGEREVATGTVTLKNLATGTQTAVTIDLAVRTVIDGSR
- the larB gene encoding nickel pincer cofactor biosynthesis protein LarB, with amino-acid sequence MQPNQTLARVLAGYRDGSLSLDRAVEEIEGFRIGKVGDLARLDLGRSVRCGMPEAVLAEGKTAAGLASIMLAHAKAIGRSLATRVSPEQEAVVRAAVEGTGLTLTSRPEGGVLILSDGRELVRTGGKVAIITAGTADIRVAEEARLVAEEMGCEVMTAYDVGAAGIHRLFPALQEVMGAHVFIVAAGREGTLPAVVAGLVDRPVIGVPVSTGYGYMGAGQAALGSMLQSCSVLSVVNIDAGFTAGAFAARIANLAVGDREER